A genome region from Pseudodesulfovibrio alkaliphilus includes the following:
- the livM gene encoding high-affinity branched-chain amino acid ABC transporter permease LivM: MVAAWFAFLTFPILVVKVNTIDGTILWRWENMVSIAVATFFGSYLWRWLLARKELKRDEAKRETLAERLLTTIQSHPVLKLAGLCAIAVPAVLYPQVFDLYQTNIMVSCLVFIVLGLGLNIVVGLAGLLDLGYVAFYASGAYAYALCNMHWDIGFWTMLPIGAALGTVMGVLLGFPVLRLRGDYLAIVTLGFGEIIRLVLENWGEVTKGPSGISNISRPEFFGMKLTIAESTMYMYYIMLGLLVLTIFCVNRLQYSRIGRAWLALREDEIACQAMGIDKVKTKLLAFALGATWAGMAGVVFAARTTFINPASFTFWESAIILSIVVIGGMGSIRGVIAGAIILILVPEYLREFSEFRMLLFGAIMVMVMVFRPQGLISAKRKVYTYKGANTAGAANE; the protein is encoded by the coding sequence ATGGTAGCCGCATGGTTCGCCTTCCTGACCTTCCCCATCCTGGTCGTCAAGGTCAACACCATTGACGGAACCATCCTCTGGCGCTGGGAGAACATGGTCTCCATCGCGGTGGCCACCTTCTTCGGCTCCTATCTCTGGCGCTGGCTGCTGGCCCGCAAGGAGCTCAAGCGCGATGAGGCGAAGCGGGAAACCCTGGCCGAAAGACTGCTGACGACAATCCAGTCCCATCCCGTGCTCAAGCTCGCCGGGCTCTGCGCCATTGCCGTCCCTGCAGTGCTCTATCCCCAGGTCTTTGACCTTTACCAGACCAACATCATGGTCTCCTGTCTGGTCTTCATCGTGCTCGGTCTCGGACTGAACATCGTGGTGGGCCTGGCAGGTCTGCTGGACCTCGGCTACGTGGCCTTCTACGCCTCCGGCGCCTACGCCTACGCCCTGTGCAACATGCACTGGGACATCGGATTCTGGACCATGCTGCCCATCGGCGCGGCCTTGGGCACCGTCATGGGTGTCCTTCTCGGCTTCCCGGTGCTGCGCCTTCGGGGCGACTATCTGGCCATCGTCACCCTCGGCTTCGGCGAGATCATCCGCCTCGTGCTCGAAAACTGGGGCGAAGTGACCAAAGGCCCCTCGGGCATCTCCAACATCTCGCGCCCCGAATTCTTCGGCATGAAGCTGACCATCGCTGAATCGACCATGTATATGTATTACATCATGCTCGGCCTCCTGGTTCTCACCATCTTCTGCGTGAACCGTCTGCAGTATTCGCGCATCGGCAGGGCATGGCTTGCCCTGCGCGAAGACGAGATCGCCTGTCAGGCCATGGGCATCGACAAGGTCAAGACCAAGCTCCTCGCCTTTGCCCTGGGGGCCACCTGGGCAGGCATGGCCGGAGTCGTGTTCGCGGCCAGAACCACCTTCATCAACCCGGCCTCCTTCACCTTCTGGGAATCGGCCATCATCCTTTCCATCGTGGTCATCGGCGGCATGGGCTCCATCCGGGGCGTCATCGCCGGAGCCATCATCCTCATCCTCGTGCCGGAATACCTGCGCGAATTCTCTGAGTTCAGAATGCTCCTGTTCGGGGCCATCATGGTCATGGTCATGGTCTTTCGGCCTCAGGGACTGATCAGCGCCAAACGCAAGGTCTACACCTACAAGGGCGCAAACACAGCGGGGGCGGCCAATGAATAA
- a CDS encoding heme exporter protein CcmB, which produces MLKRSAAMAAKDLRLSVSGGQGLVQAMLLGLLLIFLFSLSKPLGGVITAQAAGAIFWLASAFGLVLVFNDLFAIEEANGARVGILSSPAPVHAVWVGKGLAGLCLLLVSQLVFLPATAAFLGQTVYGPWWLLLTTLIGADIGLVVIGALLGALSQGQAARESLLSVIVFPLLLPVLLAGITLFALCFSPEPAEGPGSWLGLILAFDALFAGAGLFLFPFVYSGEE; this is translated from the coding sequence ATGCTGAAGCGCTCGGCAGCCATGGCCGCCAAGGATCTGCGGCTCTCGGTCTCCGGCGGGCAGGGGCTGGTGCAGGCCATGCTTCTGGGCCTGCTGCTCATTTTTCTGTTCAGCCTGTCCAAGCCCCTAGGCGGCGTGATAACGGCCCAGGCGGCAGGAGCCATCTTCTGGCTGGCATCGGCCTTCGGACTGGTCCTGGTGTTCAACGACCTCTTTGCCATCGAGGAGGCCAACGGCGCACGGGTGGGCATTCTCTCGTCACCCGCGCCCGTCCATGCGGTATGGGTGGGCAAGGGGCTGGCCGGGCTGTGCCTGCTCCTGGTCTCGCAGCTGGTATTTCTCCCGGCCACCGCGGCCTTCCTGGGCCAGACCGTGTATGGTCCGTGGTGGCTGCTGCTCACGACCCTGATCGGGGCGGACATCGGGCTGGTGGTCATCGGGGCGCTGCTTGGCGCACTGTCCCAGGGGCAGGCGGCCAGGGAATCGCTGCTCTCGGTCATCGTGTTCCCGCTGCTGCTGCCCGTGCTGCTGGCGGGCATCACCCTGTTCGCCCTCTGTTTTTCGCCGGAACCCGCTGAAGGTCCCGGCAGCTGGCTCGGGTTGATCCTCGCCTTTGACGCCCTGTTCGCGGGGGCCGGATTGTTCCTCTTTCCCTTTGTCTACAGCGGTGAGGAGTAG
- a CDS encoding branched-chain amino acid ABC transporter substrate-binding protein, whose translation MRTKLHLIVLCLAMVAMLAACGSEEKKADEKADVQTGEVAPAGKLVLGVAGAHSGDLASYGLPSVNAARLVAAKLNAAGGVNGMQVEVVAQDDQCKPELATNVATKMVSDKVSIVLGHICSGATKAALPIYLESRIVVMSPSATNPPLTQSGEYPNFFRTIAPDDAQAALEVSFAKSLGLKKLAVIHDKGDYGMGFANFCKQFIEADDEMEVVLYEGVTPGAVDYSAVIQKIRSSGADGVIFGGYHPEASKIVSGMRKRDLAIPFLSDDGVKDDTFIRVAGEFAEGVYATGPMDFSTNAIFQEAVAAHKAEFGSDPGPFFPEAYSAALALLTAVQNAGSTDYDKVIEALRTQYVDTPVGSIKFDAKGDAEGVGFAVYQVQDGKYVEIK comes from the coding sequence ATGCGCACCAAACTGCATTTGATCGTGCTGTGCCTCGCCATGGTCGCCATGCTGGCGGCCTGCGGCAGCGAAGAGAAAAAAGCCGATGAAAAGGCCGATGTCCAGACCGGCGAGGTCGCCCCGGCCGGCAAGCTGGTCCTCGGCGTGGCAGGCGCCCATTCCGGCGATCTGGCCTCCTACGGTCTGCCCAGCGTCAACGCCGCCAGACTGGTGGCCGCCAAATTGAACGCCGCGGGCGGCGTCAACGGCATGCAGGTGGAGGTTGTGGCCCAGGACGATCAGTGCAAGCCTGAGCTGGCCACCAATGTTGCCACCAAGATGGTCTCCGACAAGGTCTCCATCGTACTCGGGCACATTTGCTCCGGCGCCACCAAGGCCGCCCTGCCCATCTACCTTGAGTCCAGAATCGTGGTCATGTCCCCCTCGGCCACCAACCCGCCCCTGACCCAATCCGGCGAGTACCCGAACTTCTTCCGCACCATCGCCCCGGACGATGCGCAGGCCGCCCTTGAGGTCTCCTTTGCCAAGAGCCTGGGCCTCAAAAAGCTGGCCGTCATTCATGACAAGGGCGACTACGGCATGGGCTTCGCCAACTTCTGCAAGCAGTTCATCGAGGCCGATGACGAGATGGAAGTGGTTCTGTACGAGGGAGTAACCCCCGGCGCGGTGGACTACTCCGCTGTGATCCAGAAGATCAGAAGCTCCGGTGCCGACGGCGTGATCTTCGGCGGCTACCACCCCGAGGCATCCAAAATCGTCTCCGGCATGCGCAAGCGTGATCTTGCCATCCCCTTCCTCTCCGATGACGGCGTGAAGGACGATACCTTTATCAGGGTCGCTGGCGAGTTCGCCGAAGGCGTGTATGCCACCGGCCCCATGGACTTCTCCACCAACGCCATCTTCCAGGAGGCCGTGGCCGCCCACAAGGCCGAGTTCGGCTCCGACCCCGGCCCGTTCTTCCCCGAGGCCTACTCCGCCGCCCTGGCCCTGCTCACCGCGGTGCAGAACGCCGGTTCCACCGACTATGACAAGGTCATCGAGGCCCTGCGCACCCAGTATGTGGACACCCCGGTCGGCTCGATCAAGTTCGATGCCAAGGGCGACGCAGAAGGCGTCGGCTTCGCGGTTTACCAGGTGCAGGATGGCAAGTACGTGGAAATCAAATAG
- a CDS encoding ABC transporter ATP-binding protein — MSHCGGEALLTVRRAAKFYGGKLVFKDVSCEVRAGEILLVAGPNGAGKSTLMRMMAGLSRPSAGEVVTHAEPERTAYLGHATFIYPGMTALANLGFWGTMYGLTPSRDELMALLNRVGLERAAEEKAGSFSRGMAQRLNLARVYMVRPALLFLDEPGTGLDPRSLALLRREITGFRDQGTGVVWISHHIGEDAALADTVLALGGRRVEYLGPAREYATEAGTC, encoded by the coding sequence ATGTCCCACTGCGGCGGCGAGGCCCTGCTGACGGTCAGGCGGGCGGCCAAGTTCTACGGCGGCAAGCTCGTCTTCAAGGACGTGTCCTGCGAGGTGCGGGCCGGCGAAATACTGCTGGTTGCCGGGCCCAACGGCGCGGGCAAATCCACCCTCATGCGCATGATGGCCGGGCTCTCCAGGCCCTCGGCCGGGGAGGTGGTCACCCACGCCGAGCCGGAACGCACCGCCTATCTTGGCCACGCCACCTTCATCTATCCGGGCATGACCGCCCTGGCCAACCTCGGCTTCTGGGGAACCATGTACGGCCTGACCCCCTCACGCGACGAACTGATGGCCCTGCTCAACCGGGTGGGCCTGGAGCGCGCTGCCGAGGAAAAGGCCGGATCGTTCTCGCGGGGCATGGCCCAGCGGCTGAATCTGGCCCGGGTCTACATGGTGCGGCCCGCCCTGCTCTTCCTCGACGAGCCGGGAACCGGGCTTGATCCCCGCTCCCTGGCCCTGCTGCGCCGGGAGATTACCGGGTTTCGAGACCAGGGTACCGGAGTGGTCTGGATCAGCCATCACATCGGCGAGGACGCGGCTCTGGCCGATACAGTCCTCGCCCTGGGCGGACGCCGGGTGGAGTACCTTGGCCCGGCACGGGAGTATGCGACGGAGGCCGGAACATGCTGA
- a CDS encoding branched-chain amino acid ABC transporter permease — protein sequence MDYFLELFFGGLTRGSIYALIALGYTMVYGIIELINFAHGEIYMIGAFTGLIVAGVLTTLGFPEASILVIALICAVIWSASYGYTVEKIGYKPLRGAQRLSPLISAIGMSIFLQNYVMLAQTPDFLPFPSLTPQFDFMRPYSAIMNSSELVIVVATIAVCVGLTLFIKYTKLGKAMRATAQNRKMAMLVGVNVDMVISATFVIGSSLAAVGGVLIASHIGQINYFIGFIAGIKAFTAAVLGGIGSIPGAMLGALVLGLTEAFATGYVSSDYEDVFAFCLLVLILIFRPAGIMGKEKAQKV from the coding sequence ATGGATTATTTTCTTGAACTCTTTTTCGGTGGCCTGACACGGGGGAGCATCTACGCCCTCATCGCCCTGGGCTACACCATGGTCTACGGCATCATCGAGCTGATCAACTTCGCCCACGGCGAAATCTACATGATAGGGGCCTTTACCGGCCTGATCGTGGCAGGCGTGCTGACCACCCTCGGGTTCCCCGAGGCTTCCATACTGGTCATCGCCCTGATCTGCGCCGTCATCTGGTCGGCCTCGTACGGCTACACCGTGGAGAAGATCGGCTACAAGCCCCTGCGCGGCGCACAACGCCTCTCTCCCCTCATCTCGGCCATCGGCATGTCCATCTTTCTTCAGAACTACGTCATGCTCGCCCAGACCCCGGACTTTCTGCCCTTCCCCTCGCTCACGCCTCAGTTCGATTTCATGCGGCCCTACAGTGCCATCATGAACTCCTCCGAGCTGGTCATCGTCGTGGCCACCATTGCGGTCTGCGTCGGCCTGACCCTGTTCATCAAGTACACCAAGCTCGGCAAGGCCATGCGCGCCACGGCCCAGAACCGCAAGATGGCCATGCTCGTCGGCGTCAATGTCGACATGGTCATCTCGGCCACCTTTGTCATCGGGTCGAGCCTGGCCGCGGTGGGCGGAGTGCTCATCGCCTCCCACATCGGGCAGATCAACTACTTCATCGGCTTCATCGCGGGCATCAAGGCTTTTACCGCCGCAGTGCTGGGCGGCATCGGGTCCATCCCCGGAGCCATGCTCGGCGCACTGGTTCTCGGTCTGACCGAGGCCTTTGCCACCGGCTACGTCTCCTCGGACTACGAGGACGTGTTCGCGTTCTGCCTGCTCGTGCTCATCCTGATCTTCCGGCCCGCTGGCATCATGGGCAAGGAAAAGGCACAGAAGGTGTAA
- a CDS encoding ABC transporter ATP-binding protein: protein MNNPVLNVKAVDKDFGGIRALDDVDLVVHQKEIVALIGPNGAGKTTFFNCITGIYTPTSGDVLLDPKASGKPVRVNGKKPNKVTELGMARTFQNIRLFPSMTALENVMIGTHCRTKSAVFGAITRCKATRREEQAVIDHSYELLVLMGLEKYVNETSANMPYGKQRRLEIARALATDPFLLLLDEPAAGMNPQETHDLEKLIVDIRDRLGISIMLIEHDMKMVMSMSDRIYVLDYGRMIADGTPREIAENPAVIKAYLGESDDA from the coding sequence ATGAATAACCCGGTTCTCAACGTTAAGGCCGTGGACAAGGACTTCGGCGGCATCCGCGCCCTGGACGATGTCGATCTCGTGGTGCACCAAAAGGAGATTGTGGCCCTCATCGGTCCCAACGGGGCGGGCAAGACCACCTTCTTCAACTGCATCACCGGCATCTACACCCCCACCAGCGGCGACGTGCTGCTGGACCCGAAAGCCTCGGGCAAGCCCGTGCGCGTCAACGGCAAGAAGCCCAACAAGGTCACCGAGCTGGGCATGGCCAGAACCTTCCAGAACATCCGGCTCTTCCCCTCCATGACCGCCCTGGAAAACGTCATGATCGGCACCCACTGCCGGACCAAGTCCGCCGTATTCGGAGCCATCACCCGCTGCAAGGCCACACGCAGGGAGGAGCAGGCCGTCATTGACCACAGCTATGAGCTGCTCGTGCTGATGGGGCTTGAAAAGTACGTCAACGAAACATCGGCCAACATGCCCTACGGCAAGCAACGCCGACTGGAGATAGCCCGGGCCCTGGCCACCGACCCCTTCCTGCTGCTGCTCGACGAACCTGCAGCGGGCATGAACCCCCAGGAGACCCATGATCTTGAAAAACTGATTGTAGACATCCGCGACCGCCTGGGCATCTCCATCATGCTCATTGAGCACGATATGAAGATGGTCATGTCCATGTCCGACCGGATCTACGTTCTCGACTACGGACGGATGATCGCGGACGGCACTCCCCGCGAGATCGCCGAAAACCCGGCCGTGATCAAGGCCTACCTCGGGGAGAGCGACGATGCCTAG
- a CDS encoding tetratricopeptide repeat protein, with product MTASNVELGRKAVIAMVFLGVAAMFVASFVYRLNNPNLFVASRQTPNQEVSPGTMPPGMEQMGGNMARIRDYMAQVEANPDDVDALIGLGNSFLMMRAWERAVAPLDRANELRPGDIEVLKGIGIARFSLEDYIKASAAYDEILEIAPDDTLALFNLGVIFKYYFDKPDQARAYFEKVLTLEREDSEMIKLAKQELEK from the coding sequence ATGACCGCTAGCAATGTGGAACTGGGCCGCAAGGCCGTCATCGCCATGGTTTTCTTGGGCGTGGCCGCCATGTTCGTGGCAAGCTTCGTCTACCGGCTGAACAACCCGAACCTGTTCGTGGCGTCCCGGCAGACGCCCAACCAGGAGGTGTCTCCCGGCACCATGCCCCCGGGCATGGAGCAGATGGGCGGCAACATGGCCCGGATCAGGGATTATATGGCCCAGGTGGAGGCCAACCCCGACGACGTGGACGCCTTGATCGGCCTTGGCAACTCCTTTTTGATGATGCGCGCCTGGGAACGCGCCGTGGCCCCCCTCGACAGAGCCAACGAGCTGCGGCCCGGCGACATTGAGGTACTCAAGGGCATCGGCATCGCCCGGTTCAGTCTGGAGGACTACATCAAGGCGTCGGCCGCCTACGATGAGATCCTGGAGATCGCTCCCGATGACACTCTGGCCCTTTTCAATCTGGGCGTTATTTTCAAGTATTACTTCGACAAGCCCGATCAGGCCCGCGCCTATTTCGAAAAAGTCCTTACCCTTGAACGCGAGGACTCGGAGATGATCAAGCTGGCAAAACAGGAACTTGAAAAGTAA
- a CDS encoding ABC transporter ATP-binding protein — MLELKGVNSFYGNIQALYDIDMHIDRGEIITLIGANGAGKTTTLMTVCGVVQARTGEVIFQDEPITRINPEKLVARGVCQVPEGRLIFPELTVQENLDMGAFLRNDREGIRRDIDMCFGLFPILSARRRQQGGTLSGGEQQMLAIARALMAKPKLLLLDEPSMGLAPLVVRQIFEIVQKVNEEHNTTIFLVEQNANLALKIGHRGYVMENGRIVLTDTCDKLLANEQVKKAYLGL; from the coding sequence ATTCTCGAACTCAAAGGGGTCAACAGCTTCTACGGCAACATCCAGGCCCTCTATGACATCGACATGCACATCGACCGGGGCGAGATCATCACCCTGATCGGCGCCAACGGCGCGGGCAAGACCACCACCCTGATGACCGTTTGCGGCGTGGTCCAGGCGAGAACCGGCGAGGTGATTTTCCAGGATGAACCCATCACCCGGATCAACCCGGAAAAGCTTGTGGCCCGTGGGGTCTGCCAGGTGCCCGAGGGGCGGCTGATCTTCCCGGAGCTGACCGTGCAGGAAAACCTCGACATGGGCGCTTTCCTGCGCAACGATCGCGAGGGCATCCGACGCGACATCGATATGTGCTTCGGCCTCTTCCCCATCCTTTCGGCCCGGCGCAGACAGCAGGGCGGCACCCTCTCGGGAGGCGAGCAACAAATGCTCGCCATCGCACGGGCCCTGATGGCCAAACCGAAGCTGCTGCTGCTCGACGAACCGTCCATGGGGCTTGCCCCGCTGGTGGTCCGCCAGATTTTCGAAATCGTCCAGAAGGTCAACGAGGAACACAACACCACCATCTTCCTGGTGGAGCAAAACGCCAACCTCGCCCTGAAGATCGGACACCGCGGGTATGTGATGGAAAACGGGAGGATCGTCCTCACCGACACCTGCGACAAGCTCCTGGCCAACGAACAGGTTAAAAAGGCCTACCTGGGCCTGTAA
- a CDS encoding CcmD family protein, translating to MSATTYIFLANCAVWLGVTGYLVFLATRSAELEKRVRQLELLGGDDNDR from the coding sequence ATGTCTGCAACAACCTATATCTTTCTGGCCAATTGCGCGGTCTGGCTCGGCGTGACCGGCTATCTCGTATTCCTGGCCACCCGCTCGGCCGAACTCGAAAAACGCGTGCGGCAACTCGAACTGCTCGGAGGTGACGACAATGACCGCTAG
- the guaB gene encoding IMP dehydrogenase, translating into MSKILEKALTFDDVLLLPAYSNVLPDSVDVSTQLTPEIKLNIPLVSAAMDTVTESRMAISMARHGGVGVIHKNMSVREQAREIDRVKKSESGMITDPLTVHPDDDLAKVKAIMAEYRISGLPVVKGDHLVGIITNRDIRFVKDDASLVSELMTSRDLVTVPENIDNDEAKRKLHQHRIEKLLVVDGENRLKGLITIKDINKHKKYPDAVKDSRGRLLVGAAIGVGRDCLTRAEALLRAGADFLVLDSAHGHSENILKSARELRASFPDIQLVGGNVATYDGTKALIEAGVDTVKVGIGPGSICTTRIVAGVGVPQITAIMEAARAAREVGKCIIADGGIKYSGDVVKALAVGAHCCMMGSVLAGTDESPGESILYQGRTYKQYRGMGSIDAMKKGSSDRYFQEKSKKLVPEGIVGRVPYRGPVGESLYQFVGGLRSGMGYTGASNLEELHENSRLVQISPAGLRESHVHDVTITKESPNYRGDA; encoded by the coding sequence ATGAGCAAGATACTCGAAAAGGCCCTGACCTTTGACGACGTGCTGCTGCTACCGGCTTACTCCAACGTGCTGCCGGACTCGGTGGACGTTTCCACGCAACTGACGCCCGAGATCAAGTTGAACATCCCGCTGGTTTCCGCGGCCATGGACACGGTCACCGAATCGCGCATGGCCATCTCCATGGCCCGGCACGGCGGAGTGGGCGTCATCCACAAGAACATGTCCGTGCGCGAGCAGGCCCGCGAGATCGACCGGGTCAAGAAATCCGAATCAGGCATGATCACCGACCCCCTCACGGTCCACCCGGACGACGACCTGGCCAAGGTCAAGGCAATCATGGCCGAGTACCGCATCTCGGGCCTGCCCGTGGTCAAGGGCGACCATCTGGTGGGCATCATCACCAACCGTGACATTCGCTTCGTCAAGGACGATGCCTCCCTGGTCTCTGAGCTGATGACCAGCCGCGACCTGGTCACCGTGCCCGAGAACATCGACAACGACGAGGCCAAGCGCAAGCTGCACCAGCACCGCATCGAAAAACTGCTGGTGGTGGACGGCGAAAACCGCCTCAAGGGACTGATCACCATCAAGGACATCAACAAGCACAAGAAATACCCGGACGCCGTCAAGGACAGCCGGGGCCGTCTGCTGGTGGGCGCGGCCATCGGCGTTGGACGCGACTGCCTGACCAGGGCCGAGGCGCTGCTCCGCGCAGGGGCCGACTTTCTGGTGCTTGACTCGGCCCACGGGCACTCTGAAAACATCCTCAAATCCGCACGCGAGCTGCGGGCCTCTTTCCCGGACATTCAGTTGGTGGGCGGCAACGTGGCCACCTACGATGGAACCAAGGCCCTCATCGAGGCCGGAGTGGACACGGTCAAGGTGGGCATCGGTCCCGGCTCCATCTGCACCACGCGCATAGTGGCCGGAGTGGGTGTGCCCCAGATCACGGCCATCATGGAAGCGGCACGGGCCGCCCGTGAGGTCGGCAAGTGCATCATCGCCGACGGCGGCATCAAGTATTCCGGCGACGTGGTCAAGGCCCTGGCCGTGGGCGCCCACTGCTGCATGATGGGCTCGGTCCTGGCGGGCACGGACGAGAGCCCCGGCGAATCCATCCTCTACCAGGGCCGCACATACAAGCAGTATCGCGGCATGGGCTCCATTGATGCCATGAAAAAAGGAAGCTCGGATAGGTACTTCCAAGAAAAATCCAAAAAACTGGTTCCCGAAGGCATTGTGGGCCGGGTTCCCTATCGCGGCCCGGTGGGCGAGTCGCTCTACCAGTTCGTGGGCGGTCTGCGCTCGGGAATGGGCTACACCGGGGCGTCCAACCTTGAGGAGCTCCACGAAAATTCCAGACTGGTTCAAATCTCCCCCGCAGGACTGCGCGAATCCCACGTCCACGACGTGACCATCACCAAGGAATCGCCCAACTACCGGGGAGACGCCTGA
- the guaA gene encoding glutamine-hydrolyzing GMP synthase has protein sequence MHDNRVLILDFGSQFTQLIARRVREAGVYSEIHPCNVDPERVKAFKPSALILSGGPSSVLEGGCPALNMDYLDMGVPVLGICYGMQLLAHNLGGKVVASTDREYGRAQFSAQNDCVLFEGIEERDNLTVWMSHGDRVEALPQGFLPMGRTDSIEFAAMGDPARRFYALQFHPEVAHTTDGALIIQNFLFKVAGLKPTWSMASFVDTCIADLKKQVGEAKVVLGLSGGIDSTVAAVLLHRAIGKNLHCIFVDNGLLRMGEKDEVVGFLAEHFDLNVKFVDASREFLDKLAGVTDPEQKRKIIGYTFIDVFDREAKAIPGVKFLGQGTLYPDVIESESFKGPSAVIKSHHNVGGLPEKMNLKLVEPLRELFKDEVRRAAYELGLPEHIIWRQPFPGPGLSIRIIGEVTDERLSILRLADRIVQNEMVASDWYRKVWQGFAVLLPLKTVGVMGDDRTYENVIALRVVDSIDAMTADWSRLPSELLARISNRIINEVKGVNRVVLDISSKPPSTIEWE, from the coding sequence ATGCACGACAACAGAGTTCTCATCCTTGATTTCGGCAGCCAATTCACCCAGCTCATCGCACGCCGCGTGCGCGAGGCAGGGGTCTACTCCGAAATCCATCCCTGCAATGTGGACCCCGAGCGGGTCAAGGCATTCAAGCCGTCGGCACTCATCCTTTCAGGAGGACCGTCCAGCGTGCTTGAGGGCGGTTGCCCGGCCCTGAACATGGACTACCTCGACATGGGAGTACCCGTGCTCGGCATCTGCTACGGGATGCAGCTCCTGGCCCACAACCTGGGCGGCAAGGTCGTGGCCTCCACGGACCGCGAATACGGCCGCGCCCAGTTTTCGGCCCAGAACGACTGCGTCCTGTTCGAAGGGATCGAGGAGCGGGACAACCTCACCGTCTGGATGTCCCATGGCGACCGGGTCGAGGCTCTGCCCCAAGGCTTTCTGCCCATGGGCCGGACCGACTCCATCGAGTTCGCGGCCATGGGCGACCCGGCTAGGCGCTTTTACGCCCTCCAGTTCCACCCCGAGGTGGCCCATACCACCGACGGCGCCCTCATCATCCAGAATTTCCTCTTCAAAGTGGCTGGGCTCAAGCCCACATGGTCCATGGCCAGCTTTGTCGACACCTGCATCGCGGACCTGAAAAAACAGGTGGGCGAGGCCAAGGTCGTTCTCGGCCTCTCCGGCGGCATCGACTCCACCGTGGCCGCAGTGCTGCTGCACCGGGCCATCGGCAAGAATCTGCACTGCATCTTCGTGGACAACGGGCTCTTGCGCATGGGCGAAAAAGACGAGGTGGTCGGCTTCCTGGCCGAACACTTCGACCTCAACGTCAAATTTGTGGACGCCTCACGCGAATTTCTGGACAAGCTCGCGGGAGTGACCGACCCTGAACAGAAGCGCAAAATCATCGGCTACACCTTCATTGATGTCTTTGACCGCGAGGCCAAGGCCATTCCTGGCGTCAAGTTCCTGGGCCAGGGCACCCTGTACCCGGATGTCATCGAATCCGAGTCCTTCAAAGGCCCGTCAGCGGTCATCAAGAGCCACCACAACGTGGGCGGGCTGCCCGAGAAGATGAACCTCAAGCTGGTCGAACCCCTGCGCGAACTGTTCAAGGACGAGGTGCGCCGCGCCGCCTACGAACTGGGGCTGCCCGAACACATCATCTGGCGTCAGCCCTTCCCGGGTCCGGGCCTGTCCATCCGCATCATCGGCGAGGTCACGGACGAACGGCTGTCCATCCTGCGGCTTGCCGACCGTATCGTGCAAAACGAGATGGTCGCCTCGGACTGGTACCGCAAGGTCTGGCAGGGTTTCGCCGTGCTCCTGCCGCTGAAGACCGTTGGAGTGATGGGCGACGACCGCACGTATGAGAACGTCATCGCCCTGCGGGTGGTGGATTCCATCGACGCCATGACCGCTGACTGGTCGCGGCTGCCAAGCGAACTGCTGGCCCGCATCTCCAACCGCATCATCAACGAGGTCAAGGGCGTCAACCGCGTGGTTCTGGACATCTCGTCCAAACCGCCCAGCACCATTGAGTGGGAATAA
- the ccsA gene encoding cytochrome c biogenesis protein CcsA, with amino-acid sequence MKVKILAASAAVALLAHQYMIWFYAPVAQSGPVQKIFYMHLPCSWWALASFFVVFLASLLYLFRRDPAYDRMAGAAAELGVLFATLSLITGSIWARAEWGHWWIWDPKLTTSLIMWYVYAGYLVLRSTPMGRERKALVCAVLGIVAFLDVPLVFFAAKLWGSAHPDGVARESSGMAPRMWHTIFTGLAAFGLVWGAMLLTRAGQLARLARLEAMLIWDEEA; translated from the coding sequence ATGAAGGTGAAGATTCTGGCCGCATCGGCCGCCGTGGCCCTGCTGGCTCACCAGTATATGATCTGGTTCTACGCGCCCGTGGCCCAATCCGGGCCGGTGCAGAAGATTTTCTACATGCACCTGCCGTGCTCCTGGTGGGCGCTGGCGAGTTTTTTCGTGGTCTTTCTCGCCTCGCTGCTCTACCTCTTCCGGCGCGATCCCGCCTATGACCGCATGGCCGGGGCCGCCGCCGAGCTGGGGGTGCTCTTCGCCACCTTGAGCCTGATCACCGGCTCCATCTGGGCCAGGGCCGAATGGGGACACTGGTGGATATGGGACCCCAAGCTGACCACCTCGCTTATCATGTGGTATGTGTACGCGGGCTATCTGGTCCTGCGCTCCACGCCCATGGGCCGCGAGCGCAAGGCTTTGGTCTGCGCCGTGCTCGGCATCGTGGCTTTTCTGGACGTACCTCTGGTCTTTTTCGCCGCCAAGCTGTGGGGCAGCGCCCATCCCGATGGCGTGGCCAGGGAGAGTTCGGGCATGGCTCCGCGCATGTGGCACACGATATTCACCGGCCTCGCCGCCTTTGGCCTTGTCTGGGGGGCCATGCTCCTGACCCGTGCCGGGCAGTTGGCCCGGCTGGCCCGGCTGGAGGCCATGCTGATATGGGACGAAGAGGCGTGA